The Candidatus Delongbacteria bacterium genome contains a region encoding:
- a CDS encoding M48 family metallopeptidase, with protein METKVEIIYSRKRKKTISAELNEDRSILRVLAPYGISQKILSPIIEKLKNKTLKKRVKDSDEYLLKRSESINKNFFSGNLKNFTIYYSGKIGKGSWGLCNLLDREIKLNKELSEYPEWVIDYVIMHEMTHLIVSGHNKEFWDIVNRYDKTERAIGFLIAKGMELKEN; from the coding sequence ATGGAAACAAAAGTTGAGATAATTTATTCAAGAAAAAGAAAGAAAACAATTTCAGCAGAATTAAATGAAGACAGATCAATACTTAGAGTTTTAGCACCATATGGTATTTCACAAAAAATACTCTCTCCAATCATAGAAAAGTTAAAAAACAAAACTCTTAAAAAGCGTGTTAAGGATTCTGATGAATACCTATTAAAACGATCAGAATCAATTAATAAGAATTTTTTTTCAGGAAATCTTAAAAATTTTACCATATATTACTCTGGAAAAATCGGAAAAGGTTCCTGGGGATTGTGTAATCTCCTTGATAGAGAGATTAAACTGAACAAGGAATTATCCGAATATCCTGAATGGGTAATTGACTATGTAATAATGCATGAAATGACTCATCTTATTGTTTCTGGTCATAACAAGGAATTCTGGGATATTGTAAACAGATATGATAAAACTGAAAGAGCTATCGGATTTCTGATAGCTAAAGGAATGGAACTTAAGGAGAATTAG
- a CDS encoding GWxTD domain-containing protein has product MVKYIILLFVISSLSLAEPIVYMDYAQFKTNTEGFNLVEIYISIPKYSLKFDDKLESKVKLDVAVSKNGSVVASDVWGEIIIASSENDTKSVSEYPVMTKFILSPDKYDFKVIVTDLNSNEFSEISLPETTGLFKIEKLKYFSTIQFASKIDLAQENQELFNKTGFTIVPNPRKLFGTHIPFLYFYQNIYFSKKEENLIRKIKVTDYSESTDFYSKTDTIKAIADFGISTGKVKVHNLETASYKLIISYENEEGIYTSKSDFNVFSKSKNTNPNLSNFNKDNNIDDALLKMNDKDVDKEFQIIMNISPSKEREIQKKLSIEGKRNYLKSYWEQREKEIPGIRNTFLFYVYTANKDYSFRDLEGWQTDRGRILIKLGKPDKVDINTINTDLSDYEVWEYFSSGNTYVFGDIHNLGDYRLIHSTDVMEVTNTEWKTLLNRSANKGKF; this is encoded by the coding sequence ATGGTGAAATACATTATATTATTATTCGTTATCAGTTCTTTATCATTGGCTGAACCTATAGTTTATATGGATTATGCTCAGTTTAAAACTAATACTGAAGGTTTCAATCTTGTTGAAATTTATATCTCTATTCCTAAATACTCTCTAAAGTTCGATGACAAACTAGAAAGTAAAGTTAAGCTCGACGTAGCTGTTTCTAAAAATGGCTCGGTAGTGGCAAGTGACGTTTGGGGTGAAATTATTATTGCTTCTTCTGAAAATGATACAAAATCAGTTTCTGAGTATCCAGTAATGACCAAATTCATCCTTTCACCAGATAAATATGATTTCAAAGTTATTGTAACAGACCTTAATTCAAATGAGTTCTCAGAAATTTCCCTACCAGAAACTACAGGACTATTTAAAATTGAGAAATTGAAATATTTTTCAACTATTCAATTCGCTTCAAAAATTGATTTAGCCCAAGAAAATCAAGAACTTTTCAATAAAACAGGTTTTACAATCGTTCCAAATCCGAGGAAATTGTTTGGAACTCACATTCCATTCTTATACTTCTACCAAAATATCTATTTTTCTAAAAAAGAGGAAAATTTGATTCGTAAGATTAAGGTGACTGATTATAGCGAAAGTACTGATTTTTATTCTAAAACCGACACGATTAAGGCTATAGCTGATTTTGGAATTTCTACAGGTAAGGTTAAAGTTCATAATCTTGAAACTGCTAGTTATAAATTGATAATTTCCTATGAAAATGAAGAAGGAATATATACAAGCAAAAGTGACTTTAATGTATTCTCAAAATCAAAAAATACAAATCCTAATCTTTCTAACTTTAACAAAGACAATAATATAGATGACGCTTTATTGAAAATGAATGATAAAGATGTCGATAAGGAATTTCAAATCATTATGAACATCTCCCCTTCTAAAGAGAGAGAAATTCAAAAAAAACTTTCTATAGAAGGTAAAAGAAATTACTTGAAATCATATTGGGAGCAGAGAGAAAAAGAGATTCCTGGAATAAGAAACACTTTCCTTTTCTATGTTTATACAGCTAACAAGGATTATTCTTTTAGAGATCTGGAAGGCTGGCAGACTGACAGAGGACGAATTTTGATAAAATTAGGAAAACCAGATAAAGTAGATATCAACACGATAAATACCGATTTATCTGATTATGAGGTATGGGAATATTTTTCTTCTGGAAATACCTATGTATTTGGGGACATACACAATCTAGGAGACTATAGACTAATTCATTCTACTGATGTTATGGAAGTTACTAACACAGAATGGAAAACTCTTCTTAATAGATCTGCTAATAAAGGTAAATTTTAA
- a CDS encoding C40 family peptidase, with amino-acid sequence MYRIIFMISFLFFFSCSPVVKKEKPEYKGNKKVIVKKKNRNLTETKNSWAYDDNSVDESSSYSNDLKYVDEIVGKPDIGTDSNRIFDKYINKYWGIPYRLGGENPKKNLDCSAYVRLMFNEAAGVKLPRSSKDQFKKGKYIKEMNELQYGDLVFFKMNFKAISHVGIYIGDNKFTHASTSQGVTISDLNNKYYKARFAGGRRIW; translated from the coding sequence ATGTATAGAATAATTTTTATGATATCTTTTTTATTCTTTTTTTCTTGTTCTCCGGTAGTCAAAAAAGAAAAACCAGAGTATAAGGGAAATAAAAAAGTAATTGTAAAAAAAAAAAACAGGAATCTTACAGAAACTAAAAATAGTTGGGCTTATGATGATAATTCAGTCGATGAAAGCTCTAGTTACTCAAATGACTTGAAATATGTTGATGAAATTGTCGGTAAACCTGATATTGGAACTGATTCGAATAGAATTTTTGATAAATATATTAATAAATATTGGGGAATTCCGTACAGACTTGGTGGGGAAAACCCCAAAAAAAACCTAGATTGTAGTGCATATGTTAGACTAATGTTCAATGAAGCAGCAGGTGTTAAATTGCCAAGAAGTTCAAAAGATCAATTTAAAAAGGGAAAATATATTAAGGAGATGAACGAACTTCAATACGGTGATTTGGTTTTTTTCAAAATGAATTTCAAAGCTATTTCACATGTTGGCATTTATATTGGTGACAATAAATTTACTCATGCCTCAACATCACAAGGAGTTACAATTTCAGATTTGAACAATAAATATTACAAGGCTAGATTTGCCGGAGGGAGAAGAATATGGTGA